A region of Lycium barbarum isolate Lr01 chromosome 3, ASM1917538v2, whole genome shotgun sequence DNA encodes the following proteins:
- the LOC132633732 gene encoding uncharacterized protein LOC132633732 gives MGKMEEQEVELKKKMKEQTVELKKKMAEEVGLTNEMEEGESSCIDGDIGNDNSEMAICNENIVNEEEMKVSKLEDEMKVMKLEQEKRGRCITINKFLFLCFFGVVLWCCYLVYWVFLNKHYQCRLP, from the exons ATGGG GAAAATGGAAGAGCAAGAagtggaattgaagaagaaaatgaaagagCAAACagtggaattgaagaagaaaatggcGGAAGAAGTTGGTTTGACAAATGAAATGGAAGAAGGAGAGTCTTCTTGCATTGATGGAGATATTGGTAATGACAATAGTGAAATGGCCATCTGTAATGAGAATATTGTTaatgaagaagagatgaaagtgtCAAAGCTTGAAGACGAGATGAAAGTGATGAAGCTTGAACAAGAGAAGAGGGGTAGATGCATTACTATTAacaagtttttgtttttgtgtttcTTTGGTGTTGTTCTTTGGTGTTGTTATTTGGtttattgggtgtttttgaacAAGCATTACCAATGTCGATTGCCATAG